From Desulfuromonas sp., one genomic window encodes:
- a CDS encoding IS110 family transposase encodes MDAYVGIDVGRNFHVYAIVSSTGKPLTSGRFLSDGNGFQSFLAVLEKQDVTLVGMEATGHYWRNLFHLLRRHGYTCRVLNPIVTQYYRRMSLIRHKTDALDAECIARYLAAVRPAGQNLDPETQEQLRAMARLQATLAEQLTATVNRLHQMVDQSFPEFTRQVPRLRSAKALTLLKRYPTAASITQARRLATLSYGKQGHRLGPEQAARLKAAAAATAGHAQSAADALMIRQTVEQILLLQKQEQELLSEMEELAQSVDTGLKQLLTIPGISVKSAAAIIGEVGDI; translated from the coding sequence ATGGACGCTTATGTGGGGATCGATGTTGGGAGAAACTTCCACGTCTATGCGATTGTTTCTTCAACCGGCAAACCACTGACATCGGGCCGTTTTCTCAGTGATGGAAACGGATTTCAGTCTTTTCTTGCGGTACTTGAAAAGCAAGATGTCACCTTGGTCGGCATGGAAGCCACCGGCCATTATTGGCGCAACCTGTTCCATCTACTGCGGCGTCACGGGTATACTTGTCGGGTCCTAAACCCCATAGTGACCCAATACTATCGCCGCATGAGCCTGATACGCCACAAAACCGATGCTTTGGATGCCGAGTGCATCGCCCGCTACCTGGCAGCAGTCCGTCCGGCAGGGCAGAATCTCGATCCGGAGACACAGGAGCAACTGCGTGCCATGGCGCGTCTTCAGGCGACGCTGGCCGAGCAACTAACCGCGACCGTCAACCGCCTGCATCAGATGGTCGATCAGAGCTTCCCCGAATTTACCCGCCAGGTTCCCAGGCTGAGAAGCGCCAAGGCTCTGACTCTGCTGAAACGCTACCCGACAGCGGCCAGTATCACACAGGCCCGGCGGCTGGCGACGTTGAGTTACGGCAAGCAAGGACATCGATTGGGGCCGGAACAGGCCGCTCGATTGAAAGCGGCGGCCGCCGCAACGGCCGGCCATGCTCAAAGTGCAGCCGATGCCTTAATGATCCGGCAGACGGTTGAGCAAATCCTTCTGCTTCAAAAGCAAGAACAGGAGTTGCTCTCCGAAATGGAAGAACTGGCCCAGTCGGTGGACACGGGGTTGAAGCAGCTACTGACCATCCCCGGTATCAGCGTAAAGTCCGCTGCGGCCATTATCGGTGAGGTGGGGGACATTC